One genomic region from Yarrowia lipolytica chromosome 1C, complete sequence encodes:
- a CDS encoding uncharacterized protein (Compare to YALI0C13244g, no similarity) codes for MTSACSSAMPSALPSGMATPFFQSGLAMMTPLDHHSHFAAQLSSATKKLDTRQDFTDVLPTEICHAIFSCLTFDDLVASHQVSRNWNSIITGSGDLWREAGIHMDRRTPLNEVALKKYVSYALPEGTTQPLSHLQLHRNYTAEIPAPQTIFNFAHNISSFSGHLQLTNKAAKQLFSKMTQLEHLDLVVSGDVLSLSVFWNSSKLETLRLSYRGVADDSSIIEVTDEESQLVPTTSNLKYIAVDGLYDAPISPSELRATVMACSSSLEYLSIKNCVYSSATPLSEHTLDKIKLPNLTALIYNLGESILPNIMCPKLKHLDLSRFEGCEDAIPLRRIWGFPNVETVVFNQSIQIADVMEDVLYFGRMKSLKTLTCMPCPVNGEEPVTNWKTLLRNYSPLLNTINV; via the coding sequence ATGACATCAGCTTGCTCCTCGGCTATGCCCTCGGCTCTCCCCTCGGGAATGGCCACACCCTTCTTCCAGAGCGGTCTCGCCATGATGACCCCCCTGGACCACCACTCTCACTTTGCCGCCCAGCTGTCCTCCGccaccaagaagctcgatACCCGCCAGGACTTTACCGACGTGCTGCCCACAGAAATCTGCCACGCTATCTTCTCATGTCTCACCTTCGACGACCTTGTGGCCTCCCACCAGGTTTCCCGCAACTGGAactccatcatcaccgGCTCGGGAGACTTGTGGAGAGAAGCCGGCATCCACATGGATCGACGAACCCCTCTCAACGAAGTGGCCCTCAAAAAGTACGTCTCGTACGCCCTCCCCGAAGGAACCACCCAGCCCCTCAgccatctccagctccacagAAACTACACCGCCGAGATCCCCGCTCCTCAGACAATCTTCAACTTTGCACACAACATCTCCTCTTTCTCGggccatctccagctcaCCAATAAGGCCGCAAAGCAGCTCTTCTCTAAGATGACCCAGCTCGAGCACCTCGACCTCGTGGTCTCAGGCGACGTTCTCTCTCTGTCGGTCTTCTGGAACTCCTCCAAGCTCGAGACTCTGCGACTCTCCTATCGAGGTGTGGCAGACGATTCCTCCATCATCGAAGTGACCGACGAGGAGTCTCAACTTGtccccaccacctccaacctTAAGTACATTGCCGTCGACGGTCTCTACGACGCTCCTATCTCACCCTCGGAGCTCCGAGCCACCGTCATGGCctgctcctcttctctcgagTACCTGTCCATCAAGAACTGCGTCTACTCATCGGCCACCCCCCTCAGCGAGCACACCCTTGACAAGATCAAGCTGCCCAACCTCACTGCTCTGATCTACAATCTTGGCGAGTCAATTCTCCCCAACATCATGTGCCCCAAACTCAAGCACCTGGATCTGTCTCGATTCGAGGGCTGTGAGGACGCCATCCCCTTGCGACGAATCTGGGGCTTCCCCAACGTTGAGACCGTTGTCTTCAACCAGTCGATTCAGATTGCCGACGTCATGGAGGATGTGCTGTATTTTGGCCGAATGAAGTCCCTCAAGACCCTGACATGTATGCCCTGTCCCGTCAACGGTGAAGAGCCCGTTACTAACTGGAAGACTCTCCTGAGAAACTACTCCCCTCTGCTCAACACCATTAATGTCTAA